Proteins found in one Streptomyces sp. NBC_00461 genomic segment:
- a CDS encoding LacI family DNA-binding transcriptional regulator has protein sequence MAKRAVERTTLTGIAEAAGVSVATVSKVVNGRSDVSPETRARVEQLLVERDYVARGPGGAQSPVRTIDLTFDQLVNPNNLVITQGVTQAAAEAGVDVVIGTAPDDPLGAAWARKVTNAGREGVILVTSELTARQRAQFAQHGIPLVLIDPMNVPDDTVPSIGATNFSGGMAATEHLLKLGHRRIAMIEGRHDAVCNTARLHGYQAALSGAGLTPDPLLIKRGAFRFEPAYQAAQELFALDDPPTAVFAGNDLEAFGVIEAARIQGLRVPEDVSVVGFDDTAAASTSAPPLTTVRQPFAEIGRAALRTLLRLTAGEPLDSHRVELATQLVVRSSTAPPPTPSPS, from the coding sequence ATGGCGAAGAGAGCCGTCGAGCGGACGACCCTGACCGGCATCGCCGAGGCAGCCGGGGTCTCGGTGGCCACCGTGTCGAAGGTGGTCAACGGCCGCAGTGACGTCTCGCCCGAGACCCGGGCCCGCGTCGAGCAGTTGCTGGTCGAACGCGACTACGTGGCCCGTGGTCCGGGGGGCGCGCAGTCGCCGGTACGGACCATCGATCTGACCTTCGACCAGCTGGTCAACCCCAACAACCTGGTGATCACCCAGGGTGTGACGCAGGCCGCGGCCGAGGCCGGTGTCGACGTCGTCATCGGCACCGCGCCCGACGACCCCCTGGGCGCCGCCTGGGCCCGGAAAGTCACGAACGCGGGGCGGGAGGGCGTCATCCTGGTGACGTCCGAGCTGACCGCCCGCCAGCGCGCGCAGTTCGCGCAGCACGGCATCCCGCTGGTGCTCATCGACCCGATGAACGTGCCCGACGACACCGTGCCCAGCATCGGCGCAACGAACTTCAGCGGCGGCATGGCCGCGACCGAACACCTGCTGAAACTCGGCCACCGCCGGATCGCGATGATCGAGGGACGGCATGACGCCGTATGCAACACCGCCCGCCTGCACGGCTACCAGGCCGCACTCAGCGGTGCCGGCCTCACCCCCGATCCCCTCCTCATCAAGCGGGGAGCCTTCCGGTTCGAACCCGCCTACCAGGCCGCCCAGGAGCTCTTCGCCCTCGACGACCCGCCCACGGCCGTCTTCGCCGGAAACGACCTGGAGGCGTTCGGAGTCATCGAGGCCGCCCGGATCCAGGGACTGCGCGTGCCGGAGGACGTCAGCGTTGTCGGCTTCGACGACACCGCCGCCGCCAGCACCTCGGCCCCGCCCCTGACCACCGTCCGGCAGCCCTTCGCCGAGATCGGCCGCGCCGCACTGCGCACCCTGCTCCGGCTCACCGCGGGCGAACCCCTGGACAGCCACCGGGTGGAACTGGCCACCCAGCTCGTCGTCCGGTCCTCCACCGCACCGCCGCCCACCCCTTCGCCTTCCTGA
- a CDS encoding TetR/AcrR family transcriptional regulator gives MQKRSREAWARVLDAGVALLEEGGYEAFTIAAVCDRAQVAPRAIYARTDSKDALFLAVYEHGLARVRADHSVFADAGHWRDLSPDRLVERAVCAVADIFGRHAALLRAVILISGAHPEIHRRGAAYSAELGRLFTDVLLEVGEHMDHDDPESAVRAAYTTVFSTLVVRVAYGPAIADAEADDDAFLASLSDMACRYLLRP, from the coding sequence TTGCAGAAACGCAGTCGGGAGGCGTGGGCACGGGTGCTCGACGCTGGGGTGGCACTGCTGGAGGAGGGCGGGTACGAGGCATTCACGATCGCGGCAGTGTGCGACCGTGCCCAGGTGGCGCCGAGGGCGATCTATGCCCGGACCGACAGCAAGGACGCTCTGTTCCTCGCCGTCTACGAGCACGGGCTGGCCCGTGTCCGGGCCGACCACTCGGTCTTCGCCGACGCTGGGCACTGGCGGGACCTGTCGCCGGACCGGCTCGTGGAGCGGGCGGTGTGCGCGGTCGCCGACATCTTCGGCCGGCATGCCGCATTGCTGCGAGCGGTGATCCTCATCTCCGGAGCGCACCCGGAGATCCACCGACGCGGTGCTGCCTACAGCGCAGAGCTCGGCCGGCTCTTCACCGACGTCCTGCTCGAGGTCGGCGAGCACATGGACCACGATGACCCGGAGTCGGCCGTGCGGGCCGCGTACACCACCGTCTTCTCCACACTCGTCGTCCGCGTGGCGTACGGACCGGCCATCGCCGACGCCGAGGCCGACGACGACGCCTTCCTCGCTTCCCTGAGCGACATGGCGTGCCGGTACCTGCTGCGGCCGTAG
- a CDS encoding alpha/beta fold hydrolase, translated as MFAKINGIDLFFDVVGSGLSVMEKSLESKPVLFVHHGGPGGDHSLFRPWLDGLQDTAQIVYFDHRGTGRSSRADVSTYTLEQMADDIEALRLYLGIEAPVLLGASFGGMVALQYAVRYPDSLSKLILADTAPSNEYYALSMKQVAEVASTEQMELITALFGGTITPEKYARWAEVVGPLYYRTVPPLAEREAADARVIAGPEVAEHVMKHELPSYDVRAQLGAIHIPTLVVTGRYDWVTPPSQSEEIVKGIPHANLHIFENSGHNPLVEETQEFLQTISRFIQS; from the coding sequence ATGTTCGCCAAAATCAACGGTATTGATCTCTTCTTCGATGTCGTCGGATCGGGTCTCTCCGTAATGGAGAAGAGTCTCGAATCGAAGCCGGTGCTGTTCGTTCACCACGGGGGCCCGGGAGGCGATCACAGCCTTTTCCGACCGTGGCTCGACGGCCTGCAGGATACGGCGCAGATCGTCTACTTCGACCACCGGGGCACAGGACGATCCAGCCGCGCAGACGTCAGCACCTACACGCTGGAACAGATGGCCGACGACATCGAGGCGCTGAGGCTCTATCTCGGGATCGAGGCGCCTGTGCTGCTTGGCGCCTCATTCGGCGGCATGGTCGCTCTGCAGTACGCCGTCCGCTATCCCGATTCGTTGTCGAAGCTGATCCTGGCCGACACGGCGCCGAGCAACGAATATTACGCGCTCTCGATGAAACAAGTTGCCGAGGTGGCCAGCACAGAGCAGATGGAGCTGATAACAGCTCTATTCGGGGGGACCATTACCCCTGAGAAGTACGCCAGGTGGGCCGAAGTCGTCGGGCCCCTCTACTACCGTACGGTCCCGCCGCTGGCCGAAAGGGAAGCTGCGGACGCACGCGTAATAGCCGGACCCGAGGTAGCTGAACACGTCATGAAGCACGAACTGCCTTCTTATGACGTCCGCGCACAGCTGGGCGCCATCCACATTCCAACCCTTGTTGTCACGGGTAGGTATGACTGGGTCACACCGCCATCACAGTCGGAAGAAATCGTGAAGGGGATTCCCCATGCGAACTTGCACATCTTTGAGAACTCCGGTCACAACCCTTTGGTGGAAGAGACTCAGGAATTCCTCCAGACCATCTCTCGATTCATTCAGTCATGA
- a CDS encoding helix-turn-helix transcriptional regulator, producing the protein MPGDALKTRRRSELREFLMSRRARVTPADAGLPDGGARRRTPGLRREEVAVLAGVGASWYQWLEQGRNISVSPQVLDSVARVLRLSNAERRHLYVLAGMTPPVPEIEPDGQWDIREGLQRLIDTWMPYPAHIMDLYYNTVLFNEAAATVLGMRPGITQNCLVDFFTDPMYRSRARSWEQNARTVVAQFRAACLASPDDEGFQAVAAQLKGASAEFAELWERRDIEEAGQIRKEMDHPVLGLLCFESSVMRLPARPDLSIVLHTPLDEADIAGKLEWLASPEGRRGAMYPMAG; encoded by the coding sequence ATGCCCGGGGACGCGCTCAAGACCCGGCGGCGTAGCGAGCTGCGCGAGTTCCTGATGAGCCGGAGGGCCCGGGTCACCCCGGCCGATGCCGGACTCCCGGACGGTGGCGCCCGCCGCCGCACTCCGGGGCTGCGCCGCGAGGAGGTCGCGGTGCTCGCGGGTGTCGGCGCCTCCTGGTACCAGTGGCTGGAACAGGGCCGGAACATCTCGGTCTCCCCGCAGGTCCTCGACTCCGTCGCCCGCGTCCTGCGGCTGAGCAACGCCGAGCGCCGCCATCTCTACGTCCTCGCCGGGATGACCCCGCCCGTACCCGAGATCGAGCCGGACGGGCAGTGGGACATCCGCGAGGGACTTCAGCGGCTGATCGACACGTGGATGCCGTATCCGGCGCACATCATGGACCTGTACTACAACACCGTGTTGTTCAACGAGGCGGCCGCGACGGTCCTCGGGATGCGGCCCGGCATCACGCAGAACTGCCTCGTCGACTTCTTCACCGATCCGATGTACCGCTCCCGTGCGCGGAGTTGGGAGCAGAACGCGCGCACGGTCGTCGCGCAGTTCCGGGCCGCCTGCCTGGCCAGCCCGGACGACGAGGGATTCCAGGCGGTGGCCGCCCAGCTGAAGGGGGCGAGCGCGGAGTTCGCCGAGCTGTGGGAGCGGCGGGACATCGAGGAGGCCGGGCAGATCCGCAAGGAGATGGACCACCCGGTGCTGGGGCTGCTGTGCTTCGAGTCCAGCGTGATGAGGCTTCCGGCGCGGCCGGATCTGTCGATTGTGCTGCACACTCCTCTGGACGAGGCGGACATCGCGGGCAAGCTGGAGTGGCTGGCGTCGCCGGAGGGCCGGCGCGGGGCGATGTACCCCATGGCGGGATAG
- a CDS encoding carbohydrate ABC transporter permease: MALPALLLFALFALVPMAIVIYLSFTRWDGLGSPAWAGADNWREALTSDVTRHALWLTVKLMVFSWIVQTPISLLLGVFVAGKQRYRALFAVFYFVPLLISTAAIAVIFKNLLDPNFGLGAALNLPILGQDWLGDPQLAFYAVVFVITWQFVPFHTLLYQAGARQIPASLYEAASIDGAGRLAQFWHITLPQMRYTIVTSSTLMVVGSLTYFDLVFVLTGGGPGYATRILPLDMYITGFQSNEMGLASAISVVLVVAGLVVSLALTRFSGFNRMRSQQAGM, encoded by the coding sequence ATGGCCCTGCCCGCGCTGCTGCTGTTCGCCCTGTTCGCGCTCGTGCCGATGGCGATCGTGATCTACCTGAGCTTCACGCGCTGGGACGGTCTGGGCAGCCCCGCGTGGGCGGGAGCAGACAACTGGCGCGAGGCACTGACCAGTGACGTCACCCGGCACGCCCTGTGGCTCACCGTCAAGCTGATGGTGTTCTCCTGGATCGTGCAGACCCCGATCAGCCTCCTGCTGGGCGTCTTCGTCGCCGGAAAACAGCGCTACCGCGCCCTGTTCGCCGTCTTCTACTTCGTCCCGCTGCTGATCTCCACGGCCGCGATCGCCGTCATCTTCAAGAACCTCCTCGACCCCAACTTCGGCCTCGGCGCAGCCCTGAACCTGCCCATTCTCGGCCAGGACTGGCTCGGCGACCCCCAACTGGCCTTCTACGCGGTGGTGTTCGTCATCACCTGGCAGTTCGTGCCCTTCCACACCCTGCTCTACCAAGCCGGAGCCCGGCAGATCCCCGCCTCGCTCTACGAGGCCGCGTCGATCGACGGCGCGGGCCGCCTCGCCCAGTTCTGGCACATCACCCTGCCCCAGATGCGCTACACCATCGTCACGTCCTCGACGCTGATGGTCGTCGGCTCACTCACCTACTTCGACCTGGTCTTCGTCCTCACCGGCGGCGGCCCCGGCTACGCCACCCGCATCCTGCCGCTCGACATGTACATCACGGGCTTCCAGAGCAACGAGATGGGCCTCGCCAGCGCCATCTCCGTGGTGCTCGTCGTGGCAGGACTCGTCGTCTCCCTCGCCCTCACCCGGTTCTCCGGTTTCAACCGGATGCGCAGCCAGCAGGCAGGTATGTGA
- a CDS encoding GAF domain-containing protein, whose amino-acid sequence MSTVKERVRDAIGVRMFTVLAWVPERRALRRVHSRHPVEHPVGGEKTVVVAVGWLEECIDAQQPYFGPDRAAVREIFADDDLIEGLGCGSIINVPVIADGRTLGVLNILDAEATYDDDAVVVAESLAPPAVSALLNLEKENR is encoded by the coding sequence GTGTCCACTGTGAAGGAACGGGTGCGCGACGCGATCGGCGTGCGAATGTTCACGGTGCTCGCGTGGGTGCCGGAGCGCCGAGCGCTGCGGCGGGTGCACAGCCGCCACCCGGTGGAGCACCCGGTGGGCGGGGAGAAAACCGTCGTGGTGGCCGTCGGCTGGCTCGAGGAGTGCATCGACGCGCAGCAGCCGTACTTCGGGCCGGACCGCGCGGCGGTGCGGGAGATCTTCGCCGACGACGACCTGATCGAAGGGCTCGGCTGCGGCTCGATCATCAACGTCCCCGTGATCGCCGATGGCCGGACGCTCGGGGTGCTCAACATCCTCGACGCGGAAGCCACCTACGACGACGATGCGGTGGTGGTGGCCGAATCGCTCGCGCCGCCGGCCGTGTCCGCCCTGCTCAACCTGGAGAAGGAGAACCGGTGA
- a CDS encoding ABC transporter substrate-binding protein yields MPARIPSRVLVTASAAVLALTLTACGSSGRTAGGSSGDGALAWALTQGSEATFRASATEWNKEHPDSKINYQYFQNDPYKQKLRTAVGAGNGPVLFENWGGGGLKTYVDAGKVADLTADLNADPAWKNRIFPSVLKSTTFDGKTYGVPVNGVQPVVLYFNKQLLEKVGAEPPRTWDDLLALVKKFKAKGIAPISMGGASKWPDLMWLEYLVDRVGGPETFANIAAGKKGAWSDPAVLKAAEMIKQLVDAGGFAKGFTSVSADTGQAEAQLYTGKAAMILQGSWAYGTMATGSPKFVSAGNLGWSGFPAVSGGKGDASNIVGNTANFFSVSAQASAKEKKTAVAYLKDGVYNDTYIDSLLKNGDVPPVKDLDAKLKTTDNADWTTYVYGLARDAKSFQLSWDQALTPELGNDLLTHLDQLFLGQISPQQFCAQMDKAAQG; encoded by the coding sequence ATGCCCGCGAGAATCCCCTCCCGTGTCCTGGTCACCGCCTCGGCGGCGGTCCTGGCCCTGACCCTCACCGCCTGCGGCAGCAGCGGGCGGACCGCCGGTGGCAGCTCCGGTGACGGCGCGCTGGCGTGGGCACTGACCCAGGGCTCCGAAGCGACCTTTCGGGCCTCCGCCACGGAGTGGAACAAGGAGCACCCCGACAGCAAGATCAACTACCAGTACTTCCAGAACGACCCCTACAAGCAGAAGCTGCGCACCGCCGTGGGCGCCGGAAACGGGCCGGTCCTGTTCGAGAACTGGGGCGGCGGCGGCCTGAAGACCTATGTGGACGCGGGCAAGGTCGCCGACCTCACCGCCGATCTGAACGCCGACCCCGCGTGGAAGAACCGCATCTTCCCCTCGGTACTGAAGTCCACCACCTTCGACGGCAAGACCTACGGCGTCCCGGTCAACGGCGTGCAGCCGGTGGTCCTGTACTTCAACAAGCAGCTGCTTGAGAAGGTGGGCGCCGAGCCGCCGAGGACCTGGGACGACCTCCTCGCCCTGGTGAAGAAGTTCAAGGCGAAGGGCATCGCGCCGATCTCCATGGGCGGCGCCTCCAAGTGGCCCGACCTGATGTGGCTGGAGTACCTCGTCGACCGCGTCGGCGGACCCGAGACCTTCGCGAACATCGCCGCCGGCAAGAAGGGCGCATGGTCGGACCCGGCCGTCCTCAAGGCCGCGGAGATGATCAAGCAGCTTGTGGACGCCGGCGGCTTCGCCAAGGGCTTCACCTCCGTCTCCGCCGACACCGGCCAGGCCGAGGCCCAGCTCTACACCGGCAAGGCCGCGATGATCCTCCAGGGCAGCTGGGCCTACGGCACGATGGCGACCGGCTCGCCGAAGTTCGTCTCCGCCGGCAACCTCGGCTGGTCCGGCTTCCCGGCCGTCTCCGGCGGCAAGGGCGACGCGAGCAACATCGTCGGCAACACGGCCAACTTCTTCTCCGTGTCGGCGCAGGCGAGCGCCAAGGAGAAGAAGACCGCGGTGGCCTACCTCAAGGACGGCGTCTACAACGACACCTACATCGACAGCCTCCTCAAGAACGGCGACGTCCCGCCGGTGAAGGACCTCGATGCCAAGCTCAAGACCACCGACAACGCGGACTGGACGACGTACGTCTACGGCCTCGCCCGCGACGCCAAGAGCTTCCAGCTCTCCTGGGACCAGGCGCTCACCCCCGAACTCGGCAACGACCTGCTCACCCACCTCGACCAGCTCTTCCTCGGCCAGATCAGCCCGCAGCAGTTCTGCGCCCAGATGGACAAGGCGGCGCAGGGGTGA
- a CDS encoding metal-dependent hydrolase family protein, whose product MTGSLVLRNARLLDPLSGEYTEGDLRCDSGRIVEAGPGLAAADVRSIDVRGAVVLPGLVDAHVHVTASTADLGSLPSLSPSYVAAHAARTMSRMLDRGFTTVRDASGADYGLADAQAEGLFRGPRLLFCGRALSQTGGHGDSRTRGTQAKDDHPCCAGLGRVADGVDAVRAAARDELRKGAHHIKVMASGGVASPTDRIDSTQYSAEELSAIVEEASAANRYVAAHAYTARAVNRALELGVRSIEHGNLLDDRSVSLFLAHEAFLVPTLVTYWALKEEGRDHGLPESSWRKVDEVLGAGMAALERAARGGVKLVYGTDLLGGMHRHQNHEFRLRGEVQTPLEVIRSATSTAAELLNLTGEIGTLAVGAHADLLVVDGDPLADLGVLAEPKHFRHIIQGGAVVSGT is encoded by the coding sequence GTGACCGGATCCCTGGTGCTGCGCAATGCCCGCCTGCTCGACCCGCTGTCCGGGGAGTACACCGAAGGCGATCTGCGGTGTGATTCCGGCCGGATCGTGGAGGCGGGGCCCGGTCTCGCCGCGGCCGACGTGCGTTCGATCGACGTCCGGGGCGCGGTCGTGCTGCCGGGGCTGGTCGACGCGCACGTGCACGTCACGGCGTCGACCGCGGATCTGGGCTCGCTGCCGTCGTTGTCACCGTCCTATGTGGCCGCTCATGCCGCGCGCACGATGAGCCGGATGCTCGACCGCGGATTCACCACGGTCCGTGACGCGTCGGGTGCCGACTACGGCCTCGCCGACGCCCAGGCGGAGGGGCTGTTCCGCGGCCCGCGACTGCTGTTCTGCGGGCGCGCGCTGAGCCAGACCGGCGGGCACGGCGACAGCCGCACCCGCGGCACGCAAGCGAAGGACGACCACCCGTGCTGCGCGGGCCTGGGCCGGGTGGCCGACGGCGTCGACGCGGTCCGCGCGGCCGCCCGCGACGAGCTGCGCAAGGGCGCACACCACATCAAGGTGATGGCGTCGGGCGGCGTCGCATCCCCGACCGACCGCATCGACTCCACGCAGTACTCGGCTGAGGAGCTGAGCGCGATCGTCGAGGAAGCGTCAGCGGCGAACCGCTATGTGGCAGCGCACGCGTACACCGCCCGAGCTGTCAACCGCGCTTTGGAACTGGGCGTCCGTTCGATCGAACACGGCAACCTGCTGGACGACCGGAGCGTTTCGCTGTTCCTCGCCCACGAGGCGTTCTTGGTGCCGACGCTGGTGACGTACTGGGCGCTGAAGGAGGAGGGCCGCGACCACGGACTGCCGGAGTCCAGCTGGCGCAAGGTCGACGAGGTCCTGGGCGCAGGCATGGCGGCCCTGGAGCGCGCGGCTCGTGGCGGCGTGAAGCTGGTGTACGGGACGGACCTGCTGGGCGGGATGCACCGCCACCAGAACCACGAGTTCCGCCTGCGCGGCGAGGTCCAGACCCCGCTGGAGGTGATCCGCTCGGCAACGTCGACGGCGGCGGAGTTGCTGAACCTGACGGGGGAGATCGGGACATTGGCCGTGGGCGCGCACGCGGACCTGCTGGTGGTGGACGGAGATCCGTTGGCCGACCTCGGGGTTCTGGCGGAGCCGAAGCACTTCCGTCACATCATCCAGGGCGGTGCGGTGGTTTCCGGGACCTGA
- a CDS encoding glycoside hydrolase family 3 N-terminal domain-containing protein → MTTPWADPACPRTDRVEALLAEMTLEEKLAQLGSAWPGVERVSGNVAPMQDVFARHTDFEQASKDGLGHITRPFGTKPVDPAEGTRKLASLQRELMENTRLGIPAIAHEECLTGFTAYYASVFPTPLAWAAAFNTDLVERMAHAIGTSMRQVGVHQGLSPVLDVVRDYRWGRVEETLGEDPYLVATTGSAYVRGLENAGIIATLKHFAGYSASKAARNHAPVSMGPREFADVILPPFETAIREGGARSVMNSYADVDGMPAGADAGLLTRLLREDWQFEGTVVSDYWSIAFLRTMHRIAADYGEAGARALTAGIDVELPDTLCYGEPLAELLRAGTVSEDLVDRAVRRVLHQKVELGLLDAGFTPEGEVEGPIDLDPPAHRAIARELAEQSIVLLDNRESLLPLAADTASIALVGPCADDANAFFGCYSFPNHVLPHHPGHDNGIETLSLLDALATELPRALITYEQGCPVKDIDRDGFDAAVEAARQAQVCVAVVGDRAGLFGLGTSGEGCDAEDLSLPGVQGELVEALLATGTPVVLLVVSGRPYALGAYTDRAAAVIQAFFPGEEGGPALAGVFSGRTTPSGKLPVQIPRTPGGQPGTYLHAPLGGNTEGVSNLDPTPAYPFGHGLSYTTFAYDGFELSAQEIHTDGEVEISCLVRNTGEIPGSEVVQLYTADPIAQLPRPLTQLTGFARVRLAPGEQRRVTFRLHTDRLAYTGPDLERIVEPGEITVMIGASSTDIRLTGTIHLTGPVREPGHDRVLITPADVG, encoded by the coding sequence ATGACCACACCTTGGGCCGATCCGGCCTGCCCCCGTACCGACAGGGTCGAGGCCCTGCTCGCGGAGATGACCCTGGAGGAGAAGCTCGCCCAGCTCGGCAGCGCCTGGCCCGGCGTCGAGCGCGTCAGCGGCAACGTGGCCCCGATGCAGGACGTCTTCGCCCGCCACACCGACTTCGAACAGGCCAGCAAGGACGGCCTGGGCCACATCACCCGCCCCTTCGGCACCAAGCCGGTCGATCCCGCCGAAGGAACGCGTAAACTCGCTTCCCTCCAGCGCGAGTTGATGGAGAACACGCGGCTCGGCATCCCCGCCATCGCCCACGAGGAGTGCCTGACCGGGTTCACCGCCTACTACGCGAGCGTCTTCCCCACCCCTCTCGCCTGGGCCGCCGCCTTCAACACAGACCTCGTCGAACGCATGGCCCACGCCATCGGCACCAGCATGCGCCAGGTCGGCGTCCACCAGGGCCTCTCACCCGTTCTGGACGTCGTACGCGACTACCGCTGGGGCCGGGTCGAGGAGACCCTCGGCGAGGACCCGTACCTCGTCGCCACCACCGGCAGCGCCTACGTACGCGGCCTGGAGAACGCCGGGATCATCGCCACGCTCAAGCATTTCGCCGGGTACTCCGCCTCCAAGGCCGCCCGCAACCACGCCCCCGTCTCCATGGGGCCCCGCGAGTTCGCGGACGTCATCCTGCCGCCGTTCGAGACCGCGATACGCGAGGGCGGTGCCCGCTCGGTGATGAACTCCTACGCCGACGTCGACGGCATGCCCGCCGGCGCCGACGCCGGGCTCCTGACCCGACTCCTGCGCGAGGACTGGCAATTCGAGGGCACGGTCGTCTCCGACTACTGGTCCATCGCATTCCTGCGCACCATGCACCGCATCGCCGCCGACTACGGCGAGGCCGGCGCCCGCGCCCTCACGGCGGGCATCGACGTCGAACTGCCCGACACCCTCTGCTACGGCGAACCCCTCGCCGAACTCCTCCGCGCCGGAACCGTCTCCGAGGACCTCGTCGACCGGGCCGTGCGCCGCGTCCTGCACCAGAAGGTCGAACTCGGCCTGCTCGACGCCGGCTTCACCCCGGAGGGCGAGGTCGAGGGACCGATCGACCTCGACCCGCCCGCGCACCGCGCCATCGCCCGCGAACTCGCCGAGCAGAGCATCGTCCTGCTCGACAACCGTGAGAGCCTCCTGCCTCTCGCCGCGGACACGGCGTCCATCGCCCTGGTCGGCCCCTGCGCCGACGACGCCAACGCGTTCTTCGGCTGCTACTCCTTCCCCAACCACGTCCTGCCCCACCACCCCGGGCACGACAACGGCATCGAGACGCTCTCCCTGCTCGACGCCCTGGCCACGGAACTGCCGCGTGCCCTGATCACCTACGAACAGGGCTGCCCCGTCAAGGACATCGACCGTGACGGCTTCGACGCGGCGGTGGAGGCAGCCCGGCAGGCGCAGGTGTGCGTCGCCGTCGTCGGTGACCGTGCCGGCCTCTTCGGCCTCGGCACCTCGGGCGAGGGCTGCGACGCCGAGGACCTTTCGCTGCCGGGGGTCCAGGGCGAACTGGTGGAGGCACTGCTCGCCACCGGCACCCCGGTCGTGCTCCTCGTCGTCTCCGGCCGCCCGTACGCGCTCGGCGCCTACACCGACCGTGCGGCCGCCGTCATCCAGGCGTTCTTCCCCGGAGAGGAGGGCGGCCCCGCCCTGGCCGGGGTGTTCTCCGGGCGGACCACACCTTCGGGCAAACTGCCCGTCCAGATCCCGCGCACCCCGGGCGGCCAGCCCGGCACCTACCTGCACGCCCCGCTCGGCGGCAACACCGAGGGCGTGAGCAACCTCGACCCCACCCCGGCCTACCCCTTCGGACACGGACTGTCGTACACCACGTTCGCCTACGACGGGTTCGAGCTGAGCGCCCAGGAGATCCACACGGACGGCGAGGTCGAGATCAGCTGCCTGGTCCGCAACACGGGCGAGATCCCCGGTTCCGAGGTGGTCCAGCTCTACACGGCCGACCCCATCGCCCAGCTCCCGCGCCCGCTGACCCAGCTGACCGGCTTCGCGCGCGTACGGCTGGCCCCCGGTGAACAACGCAGGGTCACCTTCCGCCTGCACACCGACCGCCTCGCCTACACCGGTCCCGACCTCGAGCGCATCGTCGAACCCGGCGAGATCACCGTCATGATCGGCGCCTCCAGCACCGACATCCGCCTCACGGGCACCATCCACCTCACCGGACCGGTCCGCGAGCCCGGCCACGATCGAGTACTGATCACGCCGGCCGATGTCGGCTGA
- a CDS encoding alpha/beta hydrolase: MTRVPYDSELQPTAEQFMATYGPTMPAHVVPFARSLFEQQVPGLDELVAGRQVSARTIEVPGDETGPASAMTIFSPESTAAGCGVFYIHGGGMVMGHRLGGADDLVTLAEQLQVPVFTIDYRLAPEDPYPAAANDVRRTWLWVVEHAAELGVDPSSLILMGGSAGGGLAAGLALRLRDEKLQTPLAVCLLSPMLDDRNDSVSSHDYDGTSLWDRGSNLMAWEALLGAERSTVSAYAAPARATDLSGLPSTYLEVGSSEVFRDEVTEFASRLWAAGNLAELHVWAGGFHGFATFAPQARVSVASLTTRNDWLRRTLLSR; encoded by the coding sequence ATGACTCGAGTTCCGTATGATTCCGAGCTTCAACCCACAGCCGAGCAGTTCATGGCCACCTACGGTCCGACCATGCCCGCGCACGTTGTCCCATTTGCGCGGTCCCTTTTCGAACAGCAGGTGCCAGGGCTGGACGAGCTCGTCGCCGGTCGCCAAGTCTCCGCACGCACCATCGAAGTCCCAGGTGATGAAACTGGTCCCGCATCCGCCATGACGATCTTTTCGCCGGAGTCGACCGCTGCTGGTTGCGGAGTGTTCTACATTCATGGCGGAGGGATGGTGATGGGGCATCGGCTAGGCGGCGCGGACGACCTCGTCACCTTGGCGGAGCAGTTGCAAGTGCCGGTTTTTACCATCGATTACCGGCTTGCACCGGAGGACCCATATCCAGCGGCCGCGAACGATGTACGACGTACCTGGCTCTGGGTGGTTGAACATGCAGCTGAGCTCGGCGTTGACCCAAGCAGCCTGATCCTCATGGGCGGCAGCGCCGGCGGAGGGTTGGCGGCCGGACTAGCTCTGCGTCTACGGGACGAAAAATTGCAGACGCCTCTGGCGGTCTGTCTACTTTCACCCATGCTCGACGATCGGAATGACTCCGTTTCCAGTCACGACTACGATGGCACCTCGTTGTGGGACCGCGGCTCCAACCTGATGGCATGGGAAGCCCTCCTGGGTGCGGAGCGGTCAACGGTTTCCGCATACGCGGCACCAGCACGCGCCACAGATCTCTCCGGGCTGCCATCCACATATCTTGAAGTTGGTTCGTCCGAGGTATTCCGCGATGAGGTCACTGAATTCGCATCGCGACTGTGGGCCGCCGGCAACCTGGCCGAACTGCACGTGTGGGCCGGCGGTTTCCACGGGTTCGCCACCTTCGCACCACAAGCGCGGGTGAGCGTGGCATCCCTCACGACTCGTAACGATTGGCTGCGCAGGACGCTCCTGTCCCGATGA